The DNA segment TCTAAAAAAGGTGTATGAATCTCTAAAGAATTAGAACTAGATGCTATATAAGCTTTTGTTAAAACTGGATTAGAAACCCAAAGTTTTAAATCTATATAACTCATCCAATCAACTGGATCTTTTTTAGGATTTTCACTTTTGAATGTTGGTACATTTACAAACAATTTTTTCTTTTGTATATCGTTAAATATTTCACCAAATGAATTATAAACTGTTTGCTTTTTAACAACTCTTCTTAAATATTCACTCTCTTTAGTATTATTTTGTAAAGCTCCAATAATTTCATCTAAAAATGAAAATTGTTCATCACTTAAAGAATCTCTAAATTTATAATATTTAAGAAATTTTGAATAATTATCATAACCTAAGAATAACTCATCTGCACCTTCTCCAGATAACAATTTATTAACACCAAATTGATTTACATTTTTTAGTAAAATATTTAAAGGAATTGATGCACTATCACCATGAGGTTCATCAAAATGATCTAATGTACTATAAAAATTATCTATATATGTTTTTTTATCAATAATAACTTCGTGATGATTTGAACCAATATATTTTGAAGTAATCTTTGCAAAATCTAATTCACAATAGTTTTTATATTCACTATAACCTATAGAAAATGTATCGATTTTTTTACCAGAAATTTTTGTATAAATTGCAGAAACTAAAGAACTATCAACACCACCACTTAAAAGTGCACTAGGAGATGATATTAGACGTTTTTCAATAGAAGTAAATAAAAGCTCTTCTAAATCATTTAAAGCTCTATTTTCATCATTTATGGCTTTATATGTGTTGATTTTAAAATACTTTTTCTTTATCAACTCTTTATGTGGTTCATAAACTAAATAAGTAGCTTCTTCGAGTTTATAAATATCTTTATAAAATGTATCTTCACCAAAAGTTGAGAAATACTGCATATACTTACTAAGCGCAACTTTATTAATCTTAGGTATATATGAGATTTGACTTAGAATTTCTCTAATAGAAGATGAAAAAATAAATTTGTCATCTTTAATAGTATAAAATAAAGGAATATTTCCAAACCTATCTCTTGCACAAAAATATATGTTTTTAACTTTATCTAAAATACAAAATGAAAAAACTCCATCTAATTTTGATACAAAATCAAAACCAAAATTTTTATATAAATGTTCAATAATTAGAAATTCATCATCAAAACTAAAAATATTTTTATTATAAATTTCACCTTCAAAATATATAACTAAATCATCAAAATCAATCTTTTTCATAAAATCACTTTATAATATAATCTATAACTTCTATGTAAAAATGTAATAATCCAACAAAAATTGCTGATGAAACTAAAATAGTTGCAGCAACATCACTAGGTTTAGTATTGTAGACTACTGAGAAATTTACATTGTTTACAGCAAGTGGCATCATTAATTCCATTATCAAAATAGATGCAACCATACTATTTAAATTTGTAAAATAAACAACTATACATATAGAAATAACTGGAAGAAGAATATGCTTAACAAAACTGATTTGCAATGATAACTTCCAAGGCATTGCTTTTACTTTAACACTATACAAATATGTACCAAAAATAATTAATTGTAGAGTTAAAGATGTATATGCGCCCATTTCTAAAGCGAAATTAAATTCCTTAGGAATTGGAACTTGAAAATAATTTACCAAAAGAGCAAAAACAGCAAACCAAATTACTGGTATTTTAAAAATAGATTTTATAGAATCTCTAAAATTAAATTTATCTCTCGCAAAAAAATATATGGAAATTGTATACATAAAAAAGATATTTGCAATGTTTATTATACTTGTATATGGAACACTTTGTTCTCCGAAAAGTGCAATACCAAGTGGTATTCCTAAATTTCCCGTATTACCAATTAAAGCAGTTGCTAAAAAAATATTTTCATCTGTTTTTGAAGAAAATATAAATTTTGAATAAAGTAACATCAAAAATAATGTAGATCCCATACAAATAAGAAAAAATAATGGAGAAATTATAAATTCATAATTTATAGGTTCTTTTGTTAATCCCCAAAAAATCATAATTGGTTGGAGAAAATATAAAGAAAGTAAAACTAAAGATTTTTCATCTATTTGGGTTTTTAACTTTTTTTTAGCAATAAAACCCAAAAAGATAAAAAAATAAATGGGAAGTACAGAAAGTATCGCTTCTATTTTTTATCCTTTTGTAGCAGCAAATTAAACTGCTACAATTCCTTTTATCATATAATAAATTCCTGCTGCTATTAAAGCTGAAGCAGGCACAGTAATTAACCAAGCTGCAATAATTTTTTTAACAGCTTCTCTTTTTACATATTTGGCACCTTTTGCCTCTTTGAAATCTTTTTTCTCCTGTTTTACTTGAGCTTCAATTTCATCGATTTTTTTAAATAAATCAACAATTTTTATGTATGTTGCTTTATTTTTATCTTTAACAGCTTCCAGTTTAGCTAAATCTGCTTGATTCTTTTCAAGTTCTTTTTTATGTTTTTTAAACTTTTCTCTAATATCTTGAACATAATTTTTTTCAGTTCTATCCAATGCTTCTCTTAAGAAACCTACACCAAATACTCCACCAATTGCAATATGTGTAGAAGAAACAGGTAATCCAAGTTGACTTGCAAGAATAACTGTAACAGCTGTAGCCATTGCAACAGAGAATGCTCTCATTTGATCAAGTTCAGTAATTTCACTACCAACAGTTTTAATAAGTCTTGGTCCATATAATATCAAACCAATAGCAAGACCAATTGCACCAACAAGCATAATCCAAAATGGTACAGAAGCATTTATGCTAGCACCATCATGTAAAATAGCATCATTAATAGCTGCTAGTGGTCCTATTGCATTAGATACATCGTTTGCACCATGAGCAAATGATAGTAATGCTGCACCAAAAATAAGAGCTGGAGTAAATAATTTATTAACACTAGCTCTGTCATTAGATAAATTTTCTAAATTACTTTCTATACTTTTGTTAGTATATAAATATCCAATAATAGCCAAAATTAAACTAACTCCAGCTGCGGTAAAGAATCCAACATTAAATAATTGTTTTAAACCTTTTAAAATTAAATAAGTACAAAATGCCCATGTCATAATTCCAATAAGAATAGGTACAAATTTTCGTGCTTGACCTATCATATCCTCTTTATAAACAATCTGTTTTTTTATGAAATATAAGAAACCTGCTGCAACTATTGCACCAAGTAAAGGAGATATTACCCAAGAAGAAGCAATCTCAACTAAACTAGTCCAATTTAATATAGAAAATCCAGCACTTGCAATTCCTGCTCCTATAACACCACCAACAATAGCGTGTGTTGTTGAAACTGGTGCTCCAATTGAAGTAGCAAAATTTAACCAAATAGCACCAGCTAAAAGACCTGCTGTCATAGCCCAAATAAATGAATTCTTATCAGAAATTAGGTTAATATCTATAATTCCACTTTTTATAGTATTTACAACATCTCCCCCAGCAATAATTGCACCAGCACTTTCAAATATAGCTGCTATTATAATGGCACCCGTTAAAGTTAATGCTTTTGCACCAACAGCAGGTCCAACATTATTTGCAACATCATTTGCACCTATATTTAATGCCATATAAGCACCAAATATAGCTCCAATTATTAAAAAAGTATTATCAGGTACTTTACCATGAGAAGAGTATGTCCAAAGGAAAACTGCTAATAAAAATAGCAAAGAGAGAGTTAATTTTGCAAAACTTGAAAGAGACTTTTCGGTGGCTTTCTCAAGAGTATGTATGGTCTTCATATCCATGATTTTGTCCTTATGTAATTAAACTGTAATTTATTTATATTATAATTTAAAAGGACTTATTTGTAGATTATAAAAGAAGAGATTAATCTCTTCTTCTACTTCTTTGAGTTTTTGCAGGTCTATCACCACTTGGTTTAGCAGATGAACTTGAACTTCTTTGTCTAGGTCTAGAAGAGCTACTAGATTCGTCTCTATCACTTCTTTTTCTATCTCTTCTGAAGTTATCTCTTCTTCCACCTCTATTTCTAGAACCATTTCTATCATCACCTCTATCATTTTTAGAAAGAAGTTCTGTAAGTTTTTTGATATCAATTTCACTTTTACCTATGTTATTATTACCTTTAACATAAGTTTTAGAAGCAATAATTGAAGCAAGTTTAAATGCTATTGTAGAGATATCAAACTCTTCTTTTAAATCTTCAACTAATGTAATCGCATAATCTTTTATCTCTTGATCCAAAATTGTTTGTTTAAGTTCATCAATTTTTTTCTGTTTAACAGTTGATATATTTGGAACAACTCTTGATTCTAATTTAGTACCAATTGTTTTTTCAATTCTTTGAAGAGTTCTAAATTCATGTGGTGTAACTATTGAAATAGCAATTCCATCTTTTCCAGCTCTTCCAGTTCTTCCAATTCTATGAACATAAGATTCACCATCAAAAGGAAGATGATAATTAAATACGTGAGTTACATCATTTACATCTAGTCCTCTTGCAGCTACATCTGTTGCTATTAAAACTTCTAATTTTGAAGATTTAAATGCTTTTATAGCTTCTTCTCTTTGTTTTTGTTCCATATCACCATGAAGAGCTTTTGCCATAAATCCTTGAGATACTAAAAATGTAGATAATCTATCAACATCTTTTTTTGTTCTACAAAAAATAATAGATTTTTTTGGATTTTTATAATCAAAAAGTCTTATTAATGCATCATCTCTTTCTTTTTCGTCAACAACATAAAAAGTTTGAGTAATATTAACATTTGTTACATTAGCTTGTGTAATTGTTATAAATTCTGGCTCTTTTAAAATAGTTTTTGCTAAATTTTTAATAGCTACTGGCATAGTTGCTGAGAAAAGTAAAGTTTGTCTAGATTCAGGAAGGTATGTAAAAATATCTTTAATATCATCTAAGAATCCCATATCCAACATTTCATCAGCTTCATCTAAAACCACAAAATTTGGTTTTATATTAATTTGTTCATTTCTTAATAAATCAAGAAGTCTTCCAGGTGTTGCAACAATAACATTTGAGTTCTCAAGTAATTTTATCTGTCTTGAGTATGATTGTCCTCCATAAACTGTTGCTGTATTAATTCCTAAATGTTTTCCAAATCTGAAAAGTTCGTCTGATACTTGCATCGCAAGTTCTCTTGTAGGAACAATAACTAATGCTTCACCAGCTTTTTTTCCTAACTTATTTAAAATTGGAAGACCAAATGCAGCTGTTTTACCAGTTCCTGTATGGGCTTGCCCAACTATATCTTTACCTTGTAAAACATGTGGAATTGCTTCAACTTGTATAGGGCTTGGTTCTTTAAATCCAGCTTCTTCTATTGCTTTTTGTAGTAGTTCTTTAAAATTGAAATCTTTAAAAGTCACTTTTTATCCTCTAAGTATATATTTCAAATATACACTCTTATATTGAAAAAACCTTTCTATTGAATGTATTATCAAGCATAAAAAATTATGTAAGTTTTTTAGTATAAAATTACTAAATTTTAAAAAAGATAGGCATATAAATGTGTATAAATCTGCGGATTGTAACTAAGTTTATATTAAGTTTTGCTTTAAGAAAGAAAATCTTTCTTAAAAGCATTAAATACTATCCAAACCTTTATAGTTCTCTAGATATTTAGTATCATATTTATTTTCAATGAAATCTTTATTTTCCATCATTTTTTTATGAAATGGAATATTTGTTTTAATTCCTTCAACTTCGAATTCACTTAAAGCTCTTTTCATTATATTTATAGCTTTTTCTCTATCTCTACCCCAAACAATTAGTTTTCCAATCATTGAGTCATAATAAGGAGGAACTATATAATTAGTATAAATATGTGAATCAACTCTTACATTTCTTCCACCAGGAACCATCCATTGAGTTATTTTTCCTGGACATGGTAAAAATGTATTTGGATCTTCAGCAGTAATTCTACATTCAATAGCATGACCTTTGAATCTAATAGTTTCTTGTGCTGGTAATTTTTCACCTTCAGCAACTTTTATCATCCATTCAATAATATCAATTCCAGAAACCATTTCAGAAACTGGATGTTCAACTTGAAGTCTAGTATTCATTTCCATGAAGTAGATATTTTGTTTATCATCAGCTAAAAATTCAAAAGTTCCTGCACCTTCATATTTTAAATATTTTGTAGCTTTTACAGCAACATCAAGTAATTTAGCTCTTGTCTCTTCATTTAATAAAATTGCTGGTGATTCTTCAATAACCTTTTGATGTCTTCTTTGTAAAGAACAATCTCTTTCACCTATATGAATAGCATTACCATGACTATCTCCAAGAACTTGAACTTCAATATGTCTTGGATTATTTATGAATCTTTCAAGATACATAGTACCATCACCAAAAGCAGCTAATGCTTCACTAGAAGCTGCTAAATACATGTGGTCAAATTCAGCTTCTTCTTTAATAAGCCTCATACCTCTACCACCACCTCCGGCAGAAGCTTTAGCCATAATTGGATAACCAATTTCTTTTGCTATTCTTTTACCCTCTTCAAGAGTTCTAACTGCACCTTTACTTCCAGGAACAACAGGTACTCCAGCTCTTACCATCTCTTCTTTTGCTTTAGATTTATCAGCCATTTTTTCCATAACTTCAGAAGTAGGTCCAATAAATTTAATATTATGTAATTTACAAATTTCAACAAAATCTTGATTTTCAGATAAAAAACCATATCCTGGGAAAATTGCATCACACCCTGTCATTTCAGCTGCAGTGATAATTGCTGGAATATTTAAATATGATTCACTTGATTTTGCTCCACCAATACATACTGCTTCATCAGCATGTTTTAAATAAGAGGCATTTTTATCTCCAGCACTATAAATAGCAACAGATTTTTTTCCCATCTCTTTAATAGTTCTAATAGCTCTTTGAACTATCTCACCTCTATTTGCTATTAAAATCTTTTTTATTTCTGCCATAATTTACTTCTTATATTTTTTCAACTATGAAAATTGGCATATCATATTCTACTGGAGAACCATTTTGAACTAAAATTTCAATAATTTTACAATCAAATTCTGCTTCAACTTCATTCATAATTTTCATAGCTTCTAAAATACATAAAGTTTGACCTTTTCTTACTGTGTCACCAATTCCAACGAATGCAGGTGAATCAGGAGATGGAGAAGAATAATAAGTTCCAACCATTGGAGCATTTATAGTAATTCCATTTAAAGATGCTGATACTTTATCTTCACTATTTACTGGTGTAGAAGCTACAGAAGTAGAAGCTGTCGAAGTTTGAATAGGAGATTGAGCTTGAACCATAGGCGCTGCAGCAACAGCTGTCACTCCACCTTCAAATCCTCTTTGCATAGAGATTTCAAACTCTCCCTCTTTAATTCTTAGTTTATTAAGTTCGCTTTTATCGAAAACTCTAATTAACTCTTTGATATCTTTAAAATCCATATTTAGCCTTTTATTTAGTAAAATTTCTATCATAATATCAAAATATTTCTAATATTTATATTTTTATTTGTAAAAATAAGCAATTTTTAAGATTACAAATTAAAATAACAGTTTTGATATAATCATAATAAAATTTTATAGGATTAAGTTAATGTTC comes from the Aliarcobacter cibarius genome and includes:
- the asnB gene encoding asparagine synthase (glutamine-hydrolyzing) — protein: MKKIDFDDLVIYFEGEIYNKNIFSFDDEFLIIEHLYKNFGFDFVSKLDGVFSFCILDKVKNIYFCARDRFGNIPLFYTIKDDKFIFSSSIREILSQISYIPKINKVALSKYMQYFSTFGEDTFYKDIYKLEEATYLVYEPHKELIKKKYFKINTYKAINDENRALNDLEELLFTSIEKRLISSPSALLSGGVDSSLVSAIYTKISGKKIDTFSIGYSEYKNYCELDFAKITSKYIGSNHHEVIIDKKTYIDNFYSTLDHFDEPHGDSASIPLNILLKNVNQFGVNKLLSGEGADELFLGYDNYSKFLKYYKFRDSLSDEQFSFLDEIIGALQNNTKESEYLRRVVKKQTVYNSFGEIFNDIQKKKLFVNVPTFKSENPKKDPVDWMSYIDLKLWVSNPVLTKAYIASSSNSLEIHTPFLDNDILKYVFSINSDIKVGNTNKYLLKNIAQKYIPTEIINRVKKGFNSPYNEWLQSEFGDSILGIILEVNKETKFFNEVYLRHIYSLASSNKFKQHLYSLFIFSLWYRKTYLQ
- a CDS encoding inorganic phosphate transporter; this encodes MDMKTIHTLEKATEKSLSSFAKLTLSLLFLLAVFLWTYSSHGKVPDNTFLIIGAIFGAYMALNIGANDVANNVGPAVGAKALTLTGAIIIAAIFESAGAIIAGGDVVNTIKSGIIDINLISDKNSFIWAMTAGLLAGAIWLNFATSIGAPVSTTHAIVGGVIGAGIASAGFSILNWTSLVEIASSWVISPLLGAIVAAGFLYFIKKQIVYKEDMIGQARKFVPILIGIMTWAFCTYLILKGLKQLFNVGFFTAAGVSLILAIIGYLYTNKSIESNLENLSNDRASVNKLFTPALIFGAALLSFAHGANDVSNAIGPLAAINDAILHDGASINASVPFWIMLVGAIGLAIGLILYGPRLIKTVGSEITELDQMRAFSVAMATAVTVILASQLGLPVSSTHIAIGGVFGVGFLREALDRTEKNYVQDIREKFKKHKKELEKNQADLAKLEAVKDKNKATYIKIVDLFKKIDEIEAQVKQEKKDFKEAKGAKYVKREAVKKIIAAWLITVPASALIAAGIYYMIKGIVAV
- a CDS encoding acetyl-CoA carboxylase biotin carboxylase subunit codes for the protein MAEIKKILIANRGEIVQRAIRTIKEMGKKSVAIYSAGDKNASYLKHADEAVCIGGAKSSESYLNIPAIITAAEMTGCDAIFPGYGFLSENQDFVEICKLHNIKFIGPTSEVMEKMADKSKAKEEMVRAGVPVVPGSKGAVRTLEEGKRIAKEIGYPIMAKASAGGGGRGMRLIKEEAEFDHMYLAASSEALAAFGDGTMYLERFINNPRHIEVQVLGDSHGNAIHIGERDCSLQRRHQKVIEESPAILLNEETRAKLLDVAVKATKYLKYEGAGTFEFLADDKQNIYFMEMNTRLQVEHPVSEMVSGIDIIEWMIKVAEGEKLPAQETIRFKGHAIECRITAEDPNTFLPCPGKITQWMVPGGRNVRVDSHIYTNYIVPPYYDSMIGKLIVWGRDREKAINIMKRALSEFEVEGIKTNIPFHKKMMENKDFIENKYDTKYLENYKGLDSI
- a CDS encoding AEC family transporter, producing MEAILSVLPIYFFIFLGFIAKKKLKTQIDEKSLVLLSLYFLQPIMIFWGLTKEPINYEFIISPLFFLICMGSTLFLMLLYSKFIFSSKTDENIFLATALIGNTGNLGIPLGIALFGEQSVPYTSIINIANIFFMYTISIYFFARDKFNFRDSIKSIFKIPVIWFAVFALLVNYFQVPIPKEFNFALEMGAYTSLTLQLIIFGTYLYSVKVKAMPWKLSLQISFVKHILLPVISICIVVYFTNLNSMVASILIMELMMPLAVNNVNFSVVYNTKPSDVAATILVSSAIFVGLLHFYIEVIDYIIK
- the accB gene encoding acetyl-CoA carboxylase biotin carboxyl carrier protein; amino-acid sequence: MDFKDIKELIRVFDKSELNKLRIKEGEFEISMQRGFEGGVTAVAAAPMVQAQSPIQTSTASTSVASTPVNSEDKVSASLNGITINAPMVGTYYSSPSPDSPAFVGIGDTVRKGQTLCILEAMKIMNEVEAEFDCKIIEILVQNGSPVEYDMPIFIVEKI
- a CDS encoding DEAD/DEAH box helicase gives rise to the protein MTFKDFNFKELLQKAIEEAGFKEPSPIQVEAIPHVLQGKDIVGQAHTGTGKTAAFGLPILNKLGKKAGEALVIVPTRELAMQVSDELFRFGKHLGINTATVYGGQSYSRQIKLLENSNVIVATPGRLLDLLRNEQINIKPNFVVLDEADEMLDMGFLDDIKDIFTYLPESRQTLLFSATMPVAIKNLAKTILKEPEFITITQANVTNVNITQTFYVVDEKERDDALIRLFDYKNPKKSIIFCRTKKDVDRLSTFLVSQGFMAKALHGDMEQKQREEAIKAFKSSKLEVLIATDVAARGLDVNDVTHVFNYHLPFDGESYVHRIGRTGRAGKDGIAISIVTPHEFRTLQRIEKTIGTKLESRVVPNISTVKQKKIDELKQTILDQEIKDYAITLVEDLKEEFDISTIAFKLASIIASKTYVKGNNNIGKSEIDIKKLTELLSKNDRGDDRNGSRNRGGRRDNFRRDRKRSDRDESSSSSRPRQRSSSSSAKPSGDRPAKTQRSRRRD